Proteins encoded by one window of Danaus plexippus chromosome Z, MEX_DaPlex, whole genome shotgun sequence:
- the LOC116777885 gene encoding uncharacterized protein LOC116777885 produces the protein MSKKNGLEVSLSAGKSPATESTPLVPKVGIEEGGSGGESSKNGISGGLSMNQTAFLIAGELVGSGVLALPKAVVKTGWVGIPLIVLMCLLAAFSGRRLGDCWTIIESRDPEMRTRKRNPYAIIAEQSLGKFWSVGVSLAMIVTQFGVAVVYLLLAAQIIEQVFLSLMPTVTICIWYLVVVGAMTPLTLFGTPKDFSFLGVIAFFAAVVACVLYFIQMMNDIRPYPVFRWGIHGFTDFFLAFGTIMFAFGGASTFPTLQNDMADKTKFNKSLQYGFIAILAMYLPIAIAGYAIYGESVGPNFATSLSATPLSLVGNVMMAIHLVCAFVILINPVCQEMEELYNINSDAIGYRTLVRFSIMAGILFIGESIPRFYTILAFVGATTIALLTYVLPSYCYLNLVNQPPREGQAPLEVAGWVKLVCWEVLVIGILGGAAATYSALSAIFGTAQAVPCYLK, from the exons ATGTCTAAGAAAAATGGTTTGGAGGTCTCGTTGTCGGCCGGCAAGTCGCCTGCGACGGAGTCTACACCCCTCGTTCCTAAAGTG GGTATCGAAGAAGGTGGCAGCGGTGGAGAATCCAGCAAGAATGGCATCAGCGGAGGTCTGTCGATGAACCAAACAGCTTTTCTGATCGCTGGTGAGCTGGTTGGCAGCGGTGTCCTGGCTCTTCCGAAGGCTGTCGTCAAAACCG GATGGGTTGGCATTCCCTTGATAGTGCTGATGTGCCTCCTGGCTGCCTTCAGCGGCAGGAGGTTGGGAGACTGCTGGACCATCATCGAGAGCCGAGACCCTGAAATGAGAACCAGGAAAAGAAACCCTTACGCCATCATAGCCGAACAGTCTCTTGGAAAATTCTGGAG CGTGGGTGTATCTCTCGCCATGATAGTGACGCAGTTTGGCGTGGCGGTAGTTTATCTACTGCTGGCTGCTCAGATCATTGAGCAAGTGTTCCTCTCCCTCATGCCCACCGTAACGATCTGCATCTGGTACCTAGTGGTGGTGGGGGCTATGACCCCACTCACTCTTTTCGGCACGCCCAAAGATTTCTC CTTCTTGGGAGTGATTGCTTTCTTCGCGGCGGTGGTAGCATGTGTCCTGTACTTCATACAAATGATGAACGACATCAGACCTTACCCCGTATTCCGTTGGGGCATCCACGGCTTCACGGACTTCTTCCTCGCCTTCGGCACCATCATGTTCGCTTTCGGTGGAGCGTCCACATTCCCGACTCTTCAGAACGACATGGCCGACAAGACCAAGTTCAACAAGAGCCTGCAGTACGGATTCATTG CAATCTTGGCCATGTATTTGCCCATCGCGATCGCGGGCTATGCGATCTACGGCGAGTCTGTGGGACCAAACTTCGCTACATCACTGTCCGCGACCCCCCTGTCTCTGGTCGGCAATGTCATGATGGCTATCCACCTGGTCTGTGCCTTCGTCATCCTCATCAACCCCGTCTGCCAGGAGATGGAGGAGCTCTACAACATCAACAGTG ACGCCATCGGCTACCGTACGCTCGTACGTTTCTCCATCATGGCTGGTATACTGTTCATCGGGGAGAGCATCCCTCGCTTCTACACCATCCTAGCGTTTGTGGGGGCTACCACCATCGCTCTACTCACCTACGTGCTACCCTCCTACTGCTACCTGAACCTTGTCAATCAGCCACCAAGGGAAGGACAGGCGCCACT TGAGGTAGCGGGATGGGTTAAGCTGGTCTGTTGGGAAGTGTTGGTCATTGGTATCTTGGGAGGCGCGGCGGCTACCTACAGCGCTCTTAGTGCCATCTTTGGCACTGCTCAGGCCGTTCCGTGCTACCTCAAGTAG
- the LOC116777569 gene encoding ATP synthase subunit gamma, mitochondrial-like, with the protein MVQLKQVSLRLKSIKNIQKITKTMKMVSASKFTKAERELSSARPFGYGPRKFYESSHLVKPEKKPDDKSKEEPAPEPVVGKDEEGKDAKKVRRLYVAVTSDRGLCGGVHSGISRRIRKNLTDRRAEPASNKLICIGDKSRAILRRIFSDNMLMNVKDIGRISPVFADASAIAASIMQSGFIYDLGEIYYNKYFSAVKYELTVIPVFHKDKIERAPNMHAFDDVEEDQLESYSEWTLAALLFYALKESAASEQSARMAAMDNATKNADDMIKKLTLLFNRTRQAVITRELIEIISGAAAL; encoded by the exons ATGGTTCAGTTGAAACAGGTTTCGCTTCGTTTGAagtccattaaaaatattcagaaaatCACTAAGACAATGAAAATGGTGTCCGCGagcaa GTTCACGAAGGCGGAGCGCGAATTAAGCTCAGCGCGACCCTTCGGCTACGGGCCTCGGAAATTTTACGAGTCCAGCCACTTGGTGAAACCAGAGAAGAAACCGGATGATAAATCCAAAGAGGAACCAGCGCCAGAACCGGTCGTTGGGAAAGACGAGGAGGGAAAAGACGCGAAGAAGGTCAGAAGACTGTATGTCGCCGTGACTTCAGACAGAG GTCTGTGCGGCGGAGTTCATTCTGGTATATCCCGTCGCATCAGGAAGAACTTGACCGATCGCAGGGCGGAACCCGCCAGCAACAAGCTGATATGTATCGGTGACAAATCCAGAGCAATCCTGAGGCGTATCTTCAGCGACAATATGCTCATGAATGTCAAAGac ATTGGTCGCATTTCTCCCGTGTTCGCGGATGCCTCTGCCATAGCAGCATCTATAATGCAGTCAGGGTTCATATACGACTTGGGTGAAATCTACTATAACAAATACTTCAGCGCCGTTAAATACGAGCTGACCGTAATCCCCGTCTTCCACAAGGATAAAATTGAG AGAGCACCGAACATGCATGCATTTGATGACGTTGAGGAGGATCAACTCGAAAGCTATTCAGAGTGGACGTTGGCGGCTCTTCTGTTTTACGCTCTCAAGGAATCGGCAGCATCAGAGCAATCAGCTCGCATGGCTGCCATGGACAATGCGACCAAGAACGCCGACGATATGATCAAGAAATTAACACTTCTATTCAATAGAACTCGCCAGGCAGTCATCACGAGAGAGCTCATAGAGATCATATCCGGAGCCGCTGCTCTCTAA
- the LOC116777079 gene encoding protein henna: MEPSVNILSTSPMDKPKLMQGGNYIAEGRDSKKSTWLLFSPETPDQAGSLEKFLSIFSSHGVNLSHIESRSSARRPGYEFMVECEHESGDFGAALDELKKSTGYLNIISRNYKDNRSAVPWFPRRIRDLDRFANQILSYGAELDSDHPGFTDPEYRARRKYFADIAYNYKHGQPLPHVNYTKEEINTWGVVFRKLTELYPTHACKEHNHVFPLLIENCGYREDNIPQLEDVSNFLKDCTGFTLRPVAGLLSSRDFLAGLAFRVFHSTQYIRHHSRPLYTPEPDVCHELLGHAPLFADPAFAQFSQEIGLASLGAPDDFIERLATCFWFTVEFGLCRQEGQLKAYGAGLLSSFGELQYCLSDKPQLQEFEPEITGEQKYPITEYQPIYFVANSFESAKEKMIKFAQTIPRDFGVRYNPYTQSIDLLDSPRQMKDLLKGIRQEMELLVGTMDKL, encoded by the exons ATGGAGCCGAGTGTAAACATACTATCAACCTCGCCGATGGACAAG CCAAAGTTAATGCAGGGTGGCAACTACATAGCCGAGGGGCGCGATTCTAAAAAGTCAACATGGCTCCTATTTTCTCCGGAGACTCCGGATCAAGCTGGTTCTTTGGAGAAATTTCTGAGTATCTTTTCATCTCACGGCGTCAACTTGAGCCACATCGAATCTCGCTCCTCTGCCAGGAGACCAGGCTATGAATTCATGGTCGAGTGTGAACACGAATCCGGGGACTTTGGAGCGGCTTTGGATGAGCTGAAGAAGAGCACTGGATACCTCAACATTATTTCTAGAAACTACAAGGATAATAGAT cTGCGGTGCCTTGGTTCCCTCGCCGTATTCGTGATCTGGATAGATTCGCTAATCAGATATTGTCTTATGGAGCTGAGCTCGACTCGGATCATCCAGGTTTCACAGACCCGGAGTACCGCGCGAGAAGAAAGTATTTTGCTGATATCGCTTACAACTACAAGCACGGCCAGCCGCTTCCGCACGTGAATTATACTAAAGAAGAAATCAACACATGGGGAGTAGTGTTCAGGAAGCTCACGGAACTCTACCCAACGCACGCCTGCAAGGAACACAATCATGTTTTTCCGCTTTTGATTGAAAACTGTGGTTATAGGGAGGACAATATTCCACAACTCGAAGACGTATCTAACTTTCTCAAAG ATTGCACTGGATTCACTCTCCGTCCAGTGGCAGGTCTGCTTTCTTCACGAGATTTCCTCGCTGGCTTGGCGTTCCGTGTATTTCATAGTACTCAGTACATTAGGCACCATTCTCGTCCCCTTTACACTCCTGAACCTGATGTCTGCCACGAGCTCCTCGGACACGCGCCATTGTTCGCTGATCCCGCGTTCGCACAGTTCTCTCAGGAAATCGGCCTGGCTTCATTGGGAGCTCCTGACGATTTTATCGAAAGACTTGCAAcg TGCTTTTGGTTTACTGTTGAATTTGGTCTGTGTCGGCAAGAAGGACAGCTGAAGGCATACGGCGCCGGTTTGCTGTCATCATTCGGTGAACTTCAATATTGTCTCTCAGATAAGCCACAGCTCCAAGAATTTGAACCAGAAATCACAGGAGAACAGAAGTATCCTATCACTGAATACCAACCAATATATTTCGTTGCTAACAGTTTTGAAAGTGCTAAGGAAAAGATGAT caAATTCGCCCAAACAATACCCCGTGACTTCGGAGTGAGATACAATCCCTACACCCAAAGTATTGACCTCCTAGATTCTCCACGGCAGATGAAAGATCTGCTGAAAGGCATCCGCCAAGAAATGGAACTGCTGGTTGGCACCATGGACAAGTTGTAG
- the LOC116777976 gene encoding glycine cleavage system H protein, mitochondrial-like: protein MVLGKLLRSTARFAGATQCCGRAVYSTQVKGRLYTKKHEWVSLDGGVGTVGISNYAQDALGEVVFVQLPEVGRTVAAAEEVGALESVKAASEVYSPISGTITEKNDAVESSPSLINKSCYEDGWLFKVSLSKPDELESLMDQQTYDKYLEDSH from the exons ATGGTGTTAGGAAAATTACTACGGTCCACGGCGCGTTTTGCTGGAGCGACCCAATGCTGTGGCCGGGCCGTTTACAGTACTCAAGTTAAAG GAAGACTCTATACAAAGAAACACGAGTGGGTGTCTTTGGACGGCGGCGTAGGCACCGTTGGCATTTCTAATTATGCAcag GATGCTCTCGGGGAGGTTGTATTTGTGCAGTTGCCGGAGGTAGGTCGGACAGTAGCTGCTGCTGAGGAAGTCGGTGCTTTGGAGAGTGTCAAAGCTGCCAGTGAGGTCTACTCTCCTATATCAGGGACT ATAACTGAGAAGAATGACGCGGTGGAGAGCAGTCCGTCCCTCATCAACAAGTCTTGTTATGAAGATGGCTGGCTGTTCAAGGTCTCGCTGAGCAAGCCAGATGAACTGGAGTCGCTCATGGACCAGCAGACATACGACAAGTACCTCGAGGATTCACACTGA